The Deinococcus hopiensis KR-140 sequence GTCAGTCAAGTGCGCTGGTTCTCGCATTACCGGGTCAGCCACCGGGTGGCGCGGCACTTCCGAACCGGGCGCGTTTTCCTGCTGGGCGACGCGGCCCACGTCCACAGCCCAGTGGGTGGACAGGGAATGAACACCGGCCTGGGCGACGCACACAATCTCGGCTGGAAGCTGGCGGCCGTGCTGAAGGGCCAGGCCAGCCCCGGGCTGCTGGACACCTACGGGGCCGAGCGCCGCCCCTTCGCGCAGTCGCTCGTGCGGACGACAGACCGGGCCTTCAGGCTCATCTCGTCCGACACGCCCCTGTCGCGCCGCCTGCGGACGCGGCTTTTGCCCGCCGTACTGAGGCGGTTGGGGGCGGGTCGCGGGCGCAAGCAGGACAGCGACGGGCCGAACACCCTGGGCCGCCTGGCCTTCCGCATGGTCTCGCAGCTTCGCCTGAGTTACCCGCACAGCCCGCTCAGCCGGGGTCAGGCCGGGAAGATCAGGGGCGGCGAGCGGCTGCCCTACGCCCAGGGCAGCCGCAATTTCAAAGCGCTGCGGCGACCAGGGCCGCAACTTCACCTCTACGGCACGCCCTCACCGGAAGTTCTCAGCTGGTGCCTGCGCCGCGACATCTCCCTGCACGTCTTTCCCTTCGAGGAAACTGCCCGCCGCGCTGGACTGCGGGAGGACGCCGCCTACCTGGTGCGGCCCGACGGGTACGTGAGCGTGGCGCAGGCAACCTTTGGCGGCGCGGAGCTGGACAGGGTGCTGCGCGCGGCGTGGTACTGGCGGGCGGAGAAGCGGCCCACGCGGCCCCAGCCCTCCGCCGTCAGACCTTCAGCCGGTTAGACCGCTTCCCAGACGCTTCACTGTAACGCTCTCTCTTGCTGCCCCCTGAGGAAACGCGCTACTAATGGCGGGAGATGCGCGACGCCGTCATGCAAGCCCTGAAAACTGTCAACGACCCCGAGTTGCACCGCGACCTGGTGTCCCTGGGCATGATCGAACGCGCCGAAGTCGAGGGGAGGGTGGCGCACGTGAAGGTCAACCTCACCACGCCCGCCTGTCCCCTCAAGGGCAAGATCGAGGGTGATGTCCGGGCGGCGGTGCTGGCGGTGCCCGGCATCGAGGCCGTGAACGTCACCTTCGGCGCGATGGTCCGTCCCGCCGCGCAGCCCGCCCTGCCGGGCGTCAAGCACGTGCTCCTCGTGGGCAGCGGCAAGGGCGGCGTGGGCAAGAGCAGCGTGGCCGTGAACCTGGCCGCCTCTTTGGCGCGTGACGGCGCGCAGGTGGGCCTGATGGACGCCGACGTGTATGGCCCCAGCGTGGCGCACATGCTGGGCCAGGGGACAGCCAAAGTTACGGCCAACGCCGAGCGCAAGATGCAGCCCATCGAGGCGCACGGCCTTCGCTTCCTGAGTATGGCCAACCTCTCCCCTGCCGGGCAGGCGCTGGTGTGGCGCGGACCAATGCTCCACTCGGCAGTGCAGCAGT is a genomic window containing:
- a CDS encoding FAD-dependent monooxygenase, whose translation is MTTNAELGTTDVLIAGAGPTGLLLACELQRLGLRVRVVDPKAGPTRESRAMVVQARTLEIYDQLGLAEEAVRQGHPVSGLNAWSGDDFLGGLPFGVVGRGQTPYPYILSLEQSKNEALLYTHLRALGGEVDWGWALEDFSQDAGGVRITLGGPNGGVRSVRAAYLCGTDGAHSPVRHLLGLPFDGERSPRTLFVADVTTTGALDNADLSLKLSASSLLLTFPLASSGRGDNRLRLIGMPPAGELEGSTPTFEDVRALVRDVFGIEVSQVRWFSHYRVSHRVARHFRTGRVFLLGDAAHVHSPVGGQGMNTGLGDAHNLGWKLAAVLKGQASPGLLDTYGAERRPFAQSLVRTTDRAFRLISSDTPLSRRLRTRLLPAVLRRLGAGRGRKQDSDGPNTLGRLAFRMVSQLRLSYPHSPLSRGQAGKIRGGERLPYAQGSRNFKALRRPGPQLHLYGTPSPEVLSWCLRRDISLHVFPFEETARRAGLREDAAYLVRPDGYVSVAQATFGGAELDRVLRAAWYWRAEKRPTRPQPSAVRPSAG
- a CDS encoding Mrp/NBP35 family ATP-binding protein — encoded protein: MRDAVMQALKTVNDPELHRDLVSLGMIERAEVEGRVAHVKVNLTTPACPLKGKIEGDVRAAVLAVPGIEAVNVTFGAMVRPAAQPALPGVKHVLLVGSGKGGVGKSSVAVNLAASLARDGAQVGLMDADVYGPSVAHMLGQGTAKVTANAERKMQPIEAHGLRFLSMANLSPAGQALVWRGPMLHSAVQQFLKDAAWGELDYLIVDLPPGTGDVQLSLTQTVQVTGAVLVTTPQDVALIDAARALDMFRKASVPVLGVVENMSYFVAPDTGLTYDIFGRGGSRKLGNLPHLGEIPLDTEVRQDADAGLPTVLAHPESPAAQAMRQIARNLAGRISVQAMAHLPEQLPVV